One Tolypothrix bouteillei VB521301 DNA window includes the following coding sequences:
- a CDS encoding Uma2 family endonuclease, translating into MLSKDLKNALPSTDELPCSDDTPVDNEDQNFLPNVLLFLLNSIWANRTDWYFGVDMAVYHTTGVSPKVPVVPDAFLSVGVERKKGGKSRRSYAVWEENWVVPILVLEMVSHTPGGEYDEKMDIYTKLGVLYYVIYNPEFWRRDQHQPFEVYKLVDGEYKLQIGEPYWMSEIGLGIGRYQGIAAGIPQELLSWYNERGERYLTGEEQAQQERLRAEQERQRAQQEQLRAEQERQRAQQEQLRAEQERQRAQQLAQYLRSLGFDPDNLPSK; encoded by the coding sequence ATGCTGTCAAAAGATCTCAAAAATGCGTTACCAAGCACTGACGAATTGCCTTGTAGTGACGATACACCTGTGGATAACGAAGACCAAAACTTTTTGCCCAACGTCTTACTATTTTTACTGAACTCAATTTGGGCAAATCGTACAGATTGGTATTTTGGGGTAGATATGGCAGTTTATCACACGACAGGAGTCAGTCCCAAAGTACCCGTAGTGCCAGATGCTTTTTTAAGCGTGGGGGTAGAACGCAAAAAAGGTGGTAAGTCTCGCCGTTCTTACGCAGTTTGGGAAGAAAACTGGGTAGTTCCCATACTGGTGTTGGAAATGGTGTCGCACACACCAGGGGGCGAATATGATGAAAAGATGGACATCTACACCAAACTGGGTGTGTTGTACTACGTAATTTATAATCCCGAATTTTGGCGACGCGACCAACATCAACCTTTTGAAGTGTATAAGTTAGTAGATGGTGAATATAAGTTGCAGATAGGTGAACCCTACTGGATGAGTGAAATCGGTTTGGGGATTGGAAGATATCAAGGGATAGCTGCTGGCATTCCCCAAGAGTTATTGTCATGGTACAACGAAAGGGGCGAGCGCTATTTGACAGGAGAAGAACAAGCCCAGCAAGAACGGCTGCGAGCCGAACAAGAACGACAACGTGCTCAACAAGAGCAACTAAGAGCCGAACAAGAACGACAACGTGCTCAACAAGAGCAACTAAGAGCTGAACAAGAACGACAACGGGCTCAACAATTGGCGCAGTATTTGCGATCGCTCGGTTTTGACCCGGATAATTTACCTAGTAAGTGA